Genomic segment of Myxococcus stipitatus:
CACCCGAGCCTCCACGGTGACCACGCCCGCCCGGCTGCACGAATCCCCGTTGGGGAACAGCCAGTTGAGGTACGCGAAGGACGGCGCGGCGCCGATCGGCGTGAGGTCGATGTCCACCGTCACGTCGCCACCGACGCGGAACGTGCCGCTCACCTCGTACAGCTCCCGGCCCGCATAGCTGACGGCCACCAGGTTGAAGCTGTAGGTGCCCGGCTCGAAGTCGTGCAGCACGATGCCGTCGAAGCCGTTCGCCTGGCACGGGTAGCGGCCGTCATTGGCCAGCCGCTCGCCGGGAATCGTGATGTTCACGCCCTTGATGTCGCGGTCCTCGTCGCAGCGCAGACCAGCGAACGTCCAGCGGAACGTCACATCGCCCGGGTCGTCGTAATAGGGGTCGTTGTCGTGGACGATACAACCGGTGGAGACCGCCGCCAGGCAGAGGAATGCAACCAGCAGTCTGGAGTTCATGGGGGCAACCTGTCTTGGGGTGATGAGGTGTTCGGCCCGTTTCAATCACCTCGGACGACCCCTTGCGGGAATTATTCATCCCTGCGGCCAGGTAACCACAAGCAGCCGGCCGAGCCCCGTTTGTTTGACCCAGTTGTAGCGGAGTGTTACGCGCTCCACCTCATGACGCCCCACCTGCCCCTGGCGCTCGGCGCCATGAACTACGTGGAGATCATCCGCGACGCTTCCTTCATCGAGCTGGCCGTCCTGCTGCTCCTGATGGGAGTCTCCGTGGCTTCCTGGGCCCTCATCGCGATGAAGGCCTCCCAGCTCGCCAAGGCACGCGCACAGTCTCTCACCTTCCTCGACACCTTCTGGAAGGCGTCCCGCCTGGAGGCCATCTACCAGACGGCCCAGAAGCTCGACGCCTCGCCCCTGTCCAAGGTCTTCTGCGCCGGCTACGAGGAGCTGACCAAGCTGGCCCAGGCCAAGGAAGGCGGCGCCGAGGGCGCCATGGCCGAGCGGCTGGGCGGAATCGAGAACGTGGAGCGCGCGCTCAACCGCGCCTCGACGTCGCAAATCACGGAGCTGGAGGCGCGCGTGTCGTTCCTCGGCACGGTGGGCGCGGCGTCCCCCTTCGTGGGCCTGTTCGGCACCGTCATCGGCATCCTCAGCGCGTTCAACCAGATTGCCGAGCAGGGCAACGCCACGCTGGCCACGGTGGCGGCGCCGGTGGGCAACGCGCTCTTCGCCACGGCGGCGGGCCTGTTCGCGGCGATTCCGGCCGTGGTCGCCTACAACTCGTTCGTCAGCCGCATCAAGGTGTTCGACACGGAGATGTCCAACTTCTCCGCGGACTTCCTCAACATCATCAAGCGTCACTTCTTCCGGTAGGCGGAGGCGACCATGGGAATGGGCGGAGGCAATCGCGGCGGTGGCCGCACCACGATGAGCGAAATCAACGTCACGCCGATGGTCGACGTGATGCTCGTGCTGCTCATCATCTTCATGGTCACCGCGCCCCTCATCCAGCAGGGCGTGAAGGTGAACCTGCCGGAGACGAAGGCCGCGCCCGTGGAGGCGACGGAGAAGAAGGTCGTCCTCTCCATCGACGCGGGCAAGAAGGTCTACATCGGCGACGCCGAGGTGCCGATGGAGGAGCTGGAGACGAAGCTTGCCGCCAACGCCAAGGTGCAGGCGGACAAGGAAGTCTTCCTCCACGCCGACCGCGACGTGCCCTACGGCGTCGTCGTGGAGGTCATGGCGGCGGCGCAGCGCGCGGGCATCAATAACGTGGGGATGATCACGGACCCTTCCACGGGGTCCAAGACGTCCAATGCCGCGTCGACCTCGAAGAAGCCGAAGGAGGCGAAGCGCTAGCCCATGCACTCCGCGGTGAGCCACAGCCTGCTCGTCAGCCGCTCCGCGCGCGTGTCGCCGTTCGTCATCGCGTCGGTGGTGGGGCACATCGCCCTGCTGCTCGCCGCGGTGCTGTATGCGCGCTTCAACAGCGCGCCCCAGGTGGACCTGACCGCGCAGCCCATCCGCGCCACGCTGGTGCGGCTGGGCAAGCCTCGGGACGCCAAGCTCCTGCCGCGCAAGGAGCAGCTGCCTCCCCCTCCCAAGAACGTGGAGGCCCCCAAGCCCGCGCCGGAGGCGCCCCCCGCGCCCTCCTCCAACGCCGTCGCGGTGCCCATCCCCGGCGTCAAGCCGGAGCCGTCCTCCGCGCCCAAGCCCACGCCCGTCAAGGGTGAGCGGGAGGGCGAGGACCGGCGCAAGCGCCTCTTCGGCGCATTCGACAAGACGGCCAAGGCGGCCCCGGACGAAGAGCCCGAGGGCGCCGAGGACGGAGACCCCGACGGCGACTCGGCCACGGCCGAGGGCGAGCGCTACTTCGGCCTGCTCCAGGTCCAGGTGCGCCGGAACTACAGCGTCGCGGACACGATTCCGGAGTCGGAGCGCATGCACTTGAAGGCCCTGGTGGCGCTGCGCCTGGGCCGCTCGGGTGAAGTGCTCGATGTGAAGCTCACGAAGCCCAGTGGGAATGACTTGTTCGACTCGGCGGTCCTCGCCGCCGTCCGCAAGGCCTCTCCCTTCTCGCCTCCTCCCGACCACCTTCGAGACGCGCTGCAGAAGAACGGCGTCAACCTGAGTTTCAACGCCCTATGAAAGCCCTGCTCCTCTCCCTCGTCCTCCTCCCGCTCGCCGCGCTCGCGCAGACGCCGACGATTGAAATCTCGGGCGCCAACTTCCGCCCGCTGCCCGTGGCGGTGCCCGCGCCGCTCGCCCAGAGCGAGGGCGCGAAGGAGAAGGCCAACACCTTCGACGCGGCCTTCACCTTCGACCTCTCCGCCTCCGGCATCCTCCAGGTGCTGGACCGCAAGAGCTTCACCGCCGACCCCAAGGAGGGCATGGCGGCCGGCACCATCACCTTCAGCCGCTGGGCGGACGTGGGCGCGGAGGCGCTGGTGAAGGTGTCGCTGGCGGACGACGCCGGCACGCTGCGCGGCGAGCTGCGCCTGTTCAACGTGGGCACCGGACGCGAGGACCTGAAGGTGACCAAGGACGCGCCGGCGAGCAACCCGTCGCTGCTGGCGCACCGCCTGGCGGACGCGCTCTACCGGCACTTCACGCGCGAGCCCAGCCCCTTCCTGTCGCGCATCACCTACGTGCGCAAGGCGGGCAACAACCGCGACATCGCGGTGGCGGACTGGGATGGCGGCAACCCCGTCGTCCTCACCAAGGGTGGCATCAACATCCTGCCCTCGCTGAGCAACGACGGCACGCAGGTGACCTACACGTCGTACCGCAAGAACCGCCCGGACCTCTACGTGCAGCGCCCGGGTGGCGAGGCGAAGATGGTCGTGTCCGACGGACAGATGATCACCGGCGGCGCCTTCTCTCCGGACGGCAAGCGCCTGGCGTACTCGCAGGCCGAGGGTGAGAGCGCGCAGATCTACGTGGCCAACGCGGACGGCTCCGGCGCCAAGGCCATCACCGACACGCCCTACGGGCTGAACACCAGCCCCAGCTGGTCGCCTGACGGCAAGCGCATCGCGTTCGTCTCCAACCGCGGTGGCAGCCCGCAGATCTACATCATGGGCGCGGATGGCTCGGGCGTGCGGCGGCTCACGTTCCAGGGCAACTACAACCAGACGCCGGACTGGTCTCCGCGCGGCGACCTCATCGTCTTCACCGCGCGCGACGAGCGCAACGCGTTCGACCTCTTCACCGTCAACGTGGAGACGGGCAAGGTGACGCGCATGACGCAGGACCAGGGCAACAACGAGGAGCCCGCGTTCTCGCCCAACGGCCGGCTCATCCTCTTCACGTCCACCCGCGCGGGGGGCACGCAGCTCTTCGTGATGACGGCGGACGGCAACAACCAGCTCCCCCTCCGGGCGGAGAAGGGCACGCTGCTGACGCCGGACTGGGCCCCCCTGGCGGACGCCCAGTAGCCAGCACCGCCGGAGCGTTGACAGGGGGCGCCTGCTCGGGTCGAGTGCCCGGGCATGAGCGCCCCCTTCCGTTCCCACTGGGGATTGGACCCCGAGGTCCGATTCCTCAACCATGGCTCGTATGGCGCGTGCCCCACCGTCGTGCTCCAGAAGCAGGCGGAGCTGCGCGCACGAATGGAGGCAGAGCCCGTCCGCTTCCTCCACCGCGAAATCGAGCCGCTGCTCGACGAGGCTCGCGCGGCGGTCGCGGACTTCGTGGGCGCGGACACGGAGGACGTGTCCTTCGTTCCCAACGCCACCGGCGGCGTCACCACCGTGCTGCGCTCACTGCGCTTCGCGCCCGGTGACGAGCTGCTCACCACCGACCACGAGTACAACGCCAGCCGCAACGCGCTGGACTTCGTCTCCGAGACCTGGGGCGCGAAGGTGGTGGTGGCGAAGCTGCCCTGGCCCGTGAGCTCGCCCGACGCGGTGGTGGACGCGGTGCTCGCGCACGTGACACCGCGCACGCGCCTGCTGCTCGTGGACCATGTCTCCAGCCAGACCGCGCTGGTGATGCCCCTGACGAAGCTCGTCTCGGAGATGCGCGCGCGAGGCATCGAGACGCTGGTGGACGGCGCGCACGGGCCCGGCATGGTGCCGCTGGCGCTGCGCTCGCTGGGCGCGGGTTACTACACGGGCAACTGCCACAAGTGGCTGTGCTCGCCCAAGGGCGCGGCCTTCCTCTACGTGCGGCGCGACCTGCAGTCTGGTGTGACGCCGCTGGCGGTGAGCCATGGCCGCAACTCCCCCCGCACGGACCGCTCGCGCCACCGGCTCCTGTTCGACTGGACGGGGACGCATGACCCCACCGCGGCGCTCTGTGTCCCGGAGGCGCTGCGAGTCATGGGCGGCATGCTCCCGGGCGGGTGGCCCGCGCTGATGGCCCACAATCGCGCCAAGGCCCTGGCGGCGCGAGCGATGCTCTGCGAGCGGCTGAAGGTGGCGCCGGCCTGCCCCGAGGAGATGGTGGGCAGCATGGCCGTGGTGACGCTGCCTCCGGGGTATCCGGAGCGCCCCGAGCCGCCCCTCTACCTGGACCCGCTCCACCTGCGCCTGTTCGACGAGCACCGCATCGAGGTGCCCGTCATCCCCTGGCCCAAGCCGCCCCACCGTCACGTGCGCGTGTCCGCGCAGCTCTACAACACGCCCGACGAGTACGTCGCGCTGGCGGATGCTTTGGAAGTGCTCTTGCGTTGAGTAGGCTCGCGCGCATGCCGCGATTCGCCACCATCGATGTGGGTACCAACTCCGTGCTGTTGCTGGTCGCGGAGCGCACCCCGGAAGGCCGCTTCGAGCCCGTCCTGGAGCGCGCCGAAATCACCCGATTGGGACGAGGCGTGGACGCCACCCGCCGGCTGTCGGCGGAGGGGATGGAGGCGACGCTGTCCGTGCTGGAGTCCTTCGCGCGCGAGGCCCGCGAGGCTGGCGCCCAGGACATCGCGGTGTCCGCCACCAGCGCCGCGCGCGACGCGAGCAACGGCCCGGAGTTCCTCGCCGCCGCGAAGGCGCGCGCGGGCGTCACGGTGGAGATCATCTCCGGACAGATGGAGGCGGAGCTGTCGTTCGCCGCGGTGCACGCGGACTTCGCCAGTGAGTCGGCCGGGCCGCTGCTCGTGCTGGACATCGGCGGAGGCTCCACCGAGTTCATCTACGGCAACCCCGCGGGCCACGTGGGCTTCCGCCACAGCTTCGACGTGGGCGCGGTGCGGATGACGGAGCGCTATGTGAGCTCCGACCCGCTCTCCGCCGAGAACCGCGCGCGCATCCAGGCGCACCTGCGCGACACGTTCAAGGCCCTGCCCCCTCCTCCGCCCGACGCGGCGCTGGTGGGTGTCGCCGGCACCGTGACGACGCTGTACGCCGTGCAGCACGCCATCGACCCGTATGTCGCGGAGCAGGTCCATGGCGGCTCGCTCTCGCTCGGCGAATTGACCGCGCTGGTGGACCGTCTCTGCCAGATGCCGGTGGAGGAGCGGCGCGCGCTCCCGGGCCTGCAGCCCAAGCGCGCGGACGTCATCCCCGCTGGCGCGCTCATCCTCCTGGAGTCGGTGAAGGCCCTGGGATTGGAGGGGTGCCGCGTCAGTGACAGGGGACTCAGATGGGGGCTGCTCGCGCATCGGTTCGGCGCGGGGGCCGCCCGGTCATGAGCACGTCCTCCGTGAGCCTCTCGCCCTCCCCATCCGCGGCACCCGCCACTCCCGCCGCGAACGCGGGCTACGCGCTGCTCATCCTCACCCTCATCAACCTGGTCAACTACCTCGACCGGTACATCGTCGCCGTCGCGCTGCCAGGCATCCAGCAGGAGTTCCACATCAACGACACGCAGGCGGGCCTGCTGGGCACCATGTTCATCCTGGTGTTCATGCTGGCCTCGCCCGTGGGCGGCTACCTGGGTGACCGGTATCCGCGTCGGCTGCTGGTCGCGGGCGGCGTGCTGTTGTGGAGCCTCGCGACGGGAGCCAGCGGGCTCGCCACGTCCTTCGCCGCGCTGCTCATCGCGCGTGCGGTGATTGGCATCGGCGAGGCGGGTTATGGCGCGGTGGCGCCCAGCATCATCTCGGACCTGTACCCGCGCGAGAAGCGCACGCGGATGCTCGCGTACTTCTACATCGCCATCCCCGTGGGCGCGGCGGCGGGCTACGGACTGGGCGGCTGGCTGACGCAGGCGTATTCGTGGCACGTGGCCTTCTTCGCGGGAGGCGTGCCGGGCCTGATTCTGGGCGCCCTGGCGTTCTTCATGCCCGAGCCCAAGCGCGGCGCCATGGATGGCCCCAACGCGGAGACGAAGCTTCCCTTCCTCGTCGGCATCAAGGGGCTGGGACGCAACGCGGCCTTCTGGGCGGTGACGGCGGGCTACACGCTGATGACGTTCTCCATCGGCGGCCTCGGCTTCTGGATGCCCACGTATCTGGTGCGTGAGCGCGGGATGCTGGCGGATGACTCCGGGTTCCGCTTCGGTGCGATTACGGCGGTGGCGGGCCTCCTGGGGACCGTGGCCGGGGGCTGGCTGGGAGACAAGCTGGACCGCAAACGCGAGGGCGGTGGCCTCTGGATGTCCGGCGTGGGGTTGATGCTCGCGGCACCGTGCATGTACCTGGCGGTCAACCTGAAGGATGTGGGCCTCACCTTCGTGGCGATTGGCGCGGCGCAGTTCCTCATCTTCCTCAACAGCGGCCCCATCAACGCCGCCATCGTCAACTGCGTGCCCCCCGCGTTCCGCGCCTTCGCCATGGGGCTGAACGTGCTGTGCATCCACCTGCTCGGGGATGCGATTTCGCCCACGCTCATCGGCAACATCGCCGACGCGTCGAGCCTCCACACCGCCATCGCCATCAACGCCCTGCCCGTGCTGCTCGGCGGCGTGGCGCTGCTCATCGGAGCACGACTGTTCCGCTCGGCCGTGCCCCGAGTGGAAGCTACCGCCTGACGGTGGCGTCCACCTGGGGCCGATACTCATCGGCCAGTCGCTCCACCTCCGAGGCCAGCCGCTCTCCATCCGAGAGCAGCAGCGACTTGAGGCGCACGCGACTGCCCAGGGTGAAGAACACGTCGATGTCCCGCCGCAGCACATCCCAGCGCTCGGCGAAGTAGAGCGTGAAGAGCGCCAGGGGCGGCACCGCGAGGAACGTCAGCCCCGCCCACGGTGCCCCGCCCCACACGCCCGCGGCGACGGTGAGCCCACCCCACCAGACGAGCGCCAGGACGAACGCGCTGAGGAACTTCACCGTCGCCTGCACGTCCAGCTCCACCTTGCGACTGGCGGCCCTGGGCACCTGGTACGGCAGCCAGAAGAGCACCAGGCCCAGCACGAACAGCGGCAGGCCCAGCACCAGCGAGAGCAGGTTCTTCACGACGAAGGGCACCACATTGCCCGGCCGGTAGACGAGCGCGAGGTCCTTGAGCCCCTCCGCGTGCACCAGGCCCAGCCGCCGACTGAAGGACGCGAGGTGCGAGCGCACCTCCTCGAATCGCTCCGGCTCCCGCGCGCGGAACAACTGCACGCCACGAGCCCACAGCCGCAGGCGCTCCGCGTCCAGCACCTGTCCTTGCTTGAAGGAATAGAGCTGCTCGGCGAGCTGCACCAGCGGCAGGTCCGCCCACTGCTCCAGGTTGAGCGTCACCGCGCGGAGTCCCTCGGCGATGCGTTCGGTGAGGGCCCGCACGGACTCGGACTCCGAGGCGGCATCCGCGGGCAGGAAGGGCGTGACGTCGATGGCGGGGCCCACGTCGATGAGGACCTCGCTGCGGAAGACGTTCTTCTCCGCATACGTGAGCCCCACGGGGACGATGCGCACCAGTGCGCCCTCCTTCGCCGCGTTCAGCGCGATGCGCGACGCGCCCGTCTTCAGCTCCGCGAGCCCGGGCTCGGAGTGGCTCTTTCCCTCGGGGAAGATGGTGATGGCGCGGCCCTGGAGCAGCGCGCCTTTCGCGGCATCGAGCGTGCCCTCGTTGCCTCCCATCTTCGAGGGGTCATCCTGCTTGCGATACACCGGCAGCGCATCCAGCCCCTTGAGCAGCCAGCCGATGACGGGCATCGAGAACAGCGGCGCCTTCGCGAGGAACGTCACGGGGCGGCGCGTGATGATGAAGACGAGCCCCGGGTCGATGAGCCCGTTGGGATGATTGCCCACGAACAGCACCGGGCCCTCCGGCTCGGGGCCCGGAGCATTCACCTTCACCCGGTAGAAGAGGCGCAGACACACCGCGACCACGGCACGGACACACGCGTAGAACACGGTGGAGACTGTACCTCACCGACTGCCCCTGCTGCTTACGGGTACCGGTCCACCACCAGGATGACGCCCGTGTTGTCCTGCACGACGGAGAAGCCCTTCATCGGGCTCGGGTACGCAACCAGTCCCTCGCCATCGCGGTCCCAGCGGGAATCCAGCAGGACGCCACAGAAGGGCACCGACATGGCGCCGCTCTCCGGAAGGAAGACGCGGTCATAGCGGCCGAACACGCGGTGCTTCGTCACGAACAACCGCCCACCGATGCGCGCCCCCGGCAGCTTCGTCTCGCCCTCGTCCCGAGGCAGCGCAATCACGAAGCTGTAGTTGTACCGGGCCGGCCCCGGGTGGTCCTGGATGGCGTCCACGATGACGGGGACCTTGTCCCCGGGCTTCAACCCCAGCCGCTCCATCTGGACGAGCGCGCCCTTGGGACAGGCGCCCTCGGGAGGCATCCACTTGGGCCGCTCGGGCTTCGCCGTCGCATCGTCGGTGTGCGCGCAGCCAGCCCCCGCCAGCAGCAGCACCGTCAACCATGGGGACATGCGCATCCGGCTCGCCTCCTCAGAATGTACCGATGCTGAAGTGGAACTGCGTCTGCGCCTCGTTGATTTCCTCGTCCGGGTTCAGGTTGAAGCCCACGTCGAACGCCAGCGGGCCCACGGGCGTCACGTACCGGAGCCCCACGCCCGCCGCGTACCGCAGTCGCTCCAGGTCCATCCGCGTCCGGTCCAGCCACAGGTTGCCCGCCTCCAGGAACAGCCCCAGGTCCACCGACGCGAGCGCGGGGAGCCGCAGCTCCGCCTTGCCCAACGTGAAGAGCTCACCGCCCTGGCTCGCCGGCACCTGTCCCGCGAGCACCGCCTTCAGCTCTCCCGAGCACCCCGACGGGCTGATGAGCGCGCGGCAGTCTCGCAGCTGTTGATGCAGCGCCTCGCGCACGTCCTCGGGCAGGACACCGTCCTCGCGGAAGCCACGGAGGCTGGATGAACCTCCCAGGTAGAACAGCTTCGAGCCGATGGTCTGCGCCCCTGTCTCCAGCGGGACGATGGTCCCCGCGCGCGCCGACAGCGCCAGACTCGCCCGTCGTCCCAGGGGGATGTAGCCACTCAGGTTGCTCGACAGCTTCACGCCGTTGATGGGGAAGGCCGGAACGGCATTGCCCGCCACGTCGGTGGGCGCCACGCTGATACCCCGCGTGAGCTCCGCGCTGCTGATGAGCACCAGGCCCTTGCGCGGATTCGCCGGGTCATCCCGGAAGTCGAGCGTGATGGACGGCCGCAGCGAGTGCAGCGCGAAGTCGCCGAACGGATAGCGCAGGCGCTCCTGGTCGGCGCGGTTGAGCAGCTCCAGCACCCCCGCGCGAGAGCGCAGCCGGTTGTTCTCCACTTCGTAGGACAGCGACACGTTGAACCAGGACGTCACCGCCCAGTCCAACGCCGCGGCCGCGGCGAACCGCGTGGACACATACGAGGGCCGGTGCACGCGCTCGGCAATCAGGTCCAGTCGCGCGCCCACCTCGAAGGGCAGGAGGAAGAACAGGCGCGGCTGGGACAGGGCCAGGTTGCCTCGGCCGCCCAGTCCACTCAGGCCCTGAAGCTCCACGTCGCAGCCCGCGGAGGCCGCGCCGCCCGACTGCTGACACGCGATGCGCCGGTCCGCGGACAGCGCCTCCGCGCTCCAGCCCGCGTAGTTCACCTTCCCGCGAGCAATCAGGCTGAGCCCCAGCCCATCGAGGTTGCGGTACGTCGTGTCCAACGTGATGCGGGGACCGTCCACCAGGAAGTAGCCACCCGAGACCTGGCCATCCAGACGGGGACGCTCATGCACCGTCACCACCACGTCCTTGGTCGGCTCGCGGCGCGCGGGGTCCGCGAGCGCGACGTCCACCTGTCGGAACAGCCCCAACCGGGCGAGCCGCCGCTGTCCCTCGAGCAGCGCATCGGGAGCAAGCGGCTTGCCCTCCTCCAGGTCCAGGTTGGCCATCACCAGGTCCGGGTCCGTGCGAGTCAGCCCCTGCACCAGCACCTTGCCCACCTTCACCTGGGGGCCCGCGTCCGCGCGGAACACCACCGTCGCGGACGTGCCGTCCTCTCCCACCGAGGACTCCGTGGTGACCTTCGCGAAGAGATAGCCCTGCTGCGCCAGCCCTCGCTCCAGCGACACGCGCGCGGCCTCCACCGCCTCGAAGCTCAGTGGCAGGCCCTTGTGCACTCCGGCCCCACCCTGCTGCGTGAGCGCCACCATGCCCTCGGGCACGCCCTCGTAGCGAATCTCCGTGACCCGCGCCTGCGGCCCTTCCTCCACGTCGAAGTCGGCCACGGCGGTCCGCGTCCGCGCGTCCACCGTCAGCCCCCGGAACGTCACCGTCGAGGACAGGAAGCCCCGCTCCCGGTACGCCTCCATCATCGACTCCGTGGCCTCCAGCCACGCCTCCTCGACGTACACCGTGGACGGGTCCGGCATCGGCTCCAGCGAGACATCCTCGCGGCCATGACGACCTTCCACGTCCAGCGGGTCGTCCTGGAGTCGGAGGTCCAGCTCGGGCTGCTGCGCGCTCGCGCGAATGCGCTCCGCCAGATGCGCCCTCAGCGTCTTCGAGCCCAGCGAGTTGTTGCCGTGGAACCGGACGTCGGAGACGCGCAGGGACTGCCCCTCGTCCACGTCGAACGCGAGCACCGCCACTTCACCATCCGGCCGCACCACCTCGCGCGAGCGCACCTTCGCGTCGTTGAACCCTCGGTGCCGGTAGAAGGACTCCACCCGCCGCGCCAGTCGGCCCGCCACCACCTCGTCGAGCGGCTCCGCGGCGTCGTGCGCCAGGACCCGCTGCAAGAGCTCCGCGGAGAAGCGATGGTTGCCATGGAAGCGAACCTGGTACTTCGGGCCCGCCGACAGCGGCACCGCCACCGAGGCGGAGTTCGCCTCCACCAGCACCGCCGGCGTCCCGACCTGCGCGCGCCAGTAGCCCTCCTCGCGCAGGAGCGTGCGCAGGTGGTCCAGCCCCGTATCCAGCCGCACCCGGTCGAACACCTCGCCCGGCCGCATCTCCAGCACCGCCAGCAACCGGCTCAGCGGCAGACCAGGGCTGCCCGAGAAGCTCACCTGACGGACACGCGTCGGCTGCCCCTCCGCGATGAGCAGCGACACCGCCACGCCATCCGTCACGGGCTCCTGCCGCGCGGTCACCTTCACCGAGTCGTAGCCCTTGCGCTGATACGCCTGGAGCACGGCCGACACCGCGCCCTCCAGTTCCTCCCCGTCCAGCGGACCGCCCTCGAGAAGACCGCTGGCCTCCAGGAGCTCCGCGTCCGACATCACCGCGTGGCCCTCGAAGCGCAGCCTGGCGAGCCGGGAAACGGGCGTCAGCTGGAACACGACGCGGACACCGCCCGGGACTTCCTCCGCCCGCGCCACCACGTCCGAGAAGCGGCCCGTGGCCCAGAGCCGCTCCACCGAGCGCCTCACCGTCCCCGACGTCAGCACCTGCCCCTTGTGCACCGCCACCAGCGCGCTCAACCCCTGCGCGTCCACTCCACCGGGCAGGTGCAGCTCCACGGCCACCACGTTCTGTCCGGAGACACCCCTGGCGAGGTCCTGGGCGAGCGAGGGGCTCGAGCCCAGGACACACAACCAGAATCCCAGCACCACCGCGGTGGTGCGGGCTACTCGACCTCCCAGCTCAGCTTCAGCTCGAGCCCGAGGTTTCCAAACGAGGCTTCGCTGTTCTCGTTGTCCCACTGGGCCTGCGCGGAAAGTCGGTCGTCGAAGCGGTACTCGGCGCGCGCCCGCGTTCCGCGCCCACTCACCGGTTGAGTCATCCCGACTTTAAGCTGCTCGGAGAGGAACTTCGACTCCAGTTGCGCGGTGGGCTCCGCTTGTCGGGTGGCGTCGTTGTAGGTAGTGGAAATCTGGAGGGACAGGTCCCTCAACACCGGATTGCTGGGAAGGAACCGCTGGACCTGCCGGTCCAGCCCCGAGACGTTGAAGAGGGCCTCGGCCGCCAGCCCGGCCCCCGCCGAGGCCGCCGTCTCCCGGTCCGACGAGGTGAACCCCAGGGTGAGCAAGGAGACGATGTCGCCTTCCACCAGCGCCGGCTCCGAGGACAGGAGGATTTGCGGGTCCGAGGGCTTGCCGAAGGCGTGGAGCTTCACCACGTACTCGCGCACCTGCGTCTGGGCCTGGACCTCGAAGACGGGCTCCAGGCTGGACGCATCCTGGAACTCCATCTGCCCCTGGCTGATGGTGAAGGGGTTGTTGCGGAAGAACGCCTGGCTGCCCTCGGCCAGCTCCACCCGGCCCAGCAGCCCTGGCCGCAGGTCCGTCCCCGTCAGCCGGATGTCTCCGAGCATCCGCGCCTTGGCCAGGTTGTTGTCCACGCGCACGTCCCCGAAGTGGACGTTCACATCCCAGATGACCCAGGGCTTCTGCTGCTCGCCTGAGACACTGCTCGCCGCGGAGGACAGCGCGGGCGAGCGCTTCTGCATGGACTTGAGCAGCGCATCCACGTCCAGCGCCTTCTGGTAGCGCATCTTGACGATGTCCAGGCCGCCCGTGACGGTGAAGCCGCGCGGCGGCCCCACCACCTGGAGCAGTCCGGAGAAGGTCGCCGGCAGGTCCTCCGTGAGGCGGTAGGGTACCTCGTCCAACTGCACCGTGAGGCCCAACCGCTGAGGCAGGAAGCGCGCGAGCCGGATGTCGCCACGCGCGGAGATGCGGCCCTCGTTGAGCTGCCCCTGCAGGTGCTCCAGCAGCATGCGTTGACCCGTCAGCTCCGCGCGGGCCGACAGGTTGCGGATGTTCACGGGCATGTCCCGCATCGCCACGCGCACCTCCGCCAGCTCCGCGCTCCCCACCACCGACGGCGCGTCCAGCGTGCCCGTCGCCTCGGCATCCACGGTGACCCGCCCCGTGGCGCGCTCCACCATCGCCGGCGCGAGCGACTCCAGCAG
This window contains:
- a CDS encoding MotA/TolQ/ExbB proton channel family protein encodes the protein MTPHLPLALGAMNYVEIIRDASFIELAVLLLLMGVSVASWALIAMKASQLAKARAQSLTFLDTFWKASRLEAIYQTAQKLDASPLSKVFCAGYEELTKLAQAKEGGAEGAMAERLGGIENVERALNRASTSQITELEARVSFLGTVGAASPFVGLFGTVIGILSAFNQIAEQGNATLATVAAPVGNALFATAAGLFAAIPAVVAYNSFVSRIKVFDTEMSNFSADFLNIIKRHFFR
- the tolR gene encoding protein TolR; amino-acid sequence: MGMGGGNRGGGRTTMSEINVTPMVDVMLVLLIIFMVTAPLIQQGVKVNLPETKAAPVEATEKKVVLSIDAGKKVYIGDAEVPMEELETKLAANAKVQADKEVFLHADRDVPYGVVVEVMAAAQRAGINNVGMITDPSTGSKTSNAASTSKKPKEAKR
- a CDS encoding TonB family protein codes for the protein MHSAVSHSLLVSRSARVSPFVIASVVGHIALLLAAVLYARFNSAPQVDLTAQPIRATLVRLGKPRDAKLLPRKEQLPPPPKNVEAPKPAPEAPPAPSSNAVAVPIPGVKPEPSSAPKPTPVKGEREGEDRRKRLFGAFDKTAKAAPDEEPEGAEDGDPDGDSATAEGERYFGLLQVQVRRNYSVADTIPESERMHLKALVALRLGRSGEVLDVKLTKPSGNDLFDSAVLAAVRKASPFSPPPDHLRDALQKNGVNLSFNAL
- the tolB gene encoding Tol-Pal system beta propeller repeat protein TolB, yielding MKALLLSLVLLPLAALAQTPTIEISGANFRPLPVAVPAPLAQSEGAKEKANTFDAAFTFDLSASGILQVLDRKSFTADPKEGMAAGTITFSRWADVGAEALVKVSLADDAGTLRGELRLFNVGTGREDLKVTKDAPASNPSLLAHRLADALYRHFTREPSPFLSRITYVRKAGNNRDIAVADWDGGNPVVLTKGGINILPSLSNDGTQVTYTSYRKNRPDLYVQRPGGEAKMVVSDGQMITGGAFSPDGKRLAYSQAEGESAQIYVANADGSGAKAITDTPYGLNTSPSWSPDGKRIAFVSNRGGSPQIYIMGADGSGVRRLTFQGNYNQTPDWSPRGDLIVFTARDERNAFDLFTVNVETGKVTRMTQDQGNNEEPAFSPNGRLILFTSTRAGGTQLFVMTADGNNQLPLRAEKGTLLTPDWAPLADAQ
- a CDS encoding aminotransferase class V-fold PLP-dependent enzyme; this encodes MSAPFRSHWGLDPEVRFLNHGSYGACPTVVLQKQAELRARMEAEPVRFLHREIEPLLDEARAAVADFVGADTEDVSFVPNATGGVTTVLRSLRFAPGDELLTTDHEYNASRNALDFVSETWGAKVVVAKLPWPVSSPDAVVDAVLAHVTPRTRLLLVDHVSSQTALVMPLTKLVSEMRARGIETLVDGAHGPGMVPLALRSLGAGYYTGNCHKWLCSPKGAAFLYVRRDLQSGVTPLAVSHGRNSPRTDRSRHRLLFDWTGTHDPTAALCVPEALRVMGGMLPGGWPALMAHNRAKALAARAMLCERLKVAPACPEEMVGSMAVVTLPPGYPERPEPPLYLDPLHLRLFDEHRIEVPVIPWPKPPHRHVRVSAQLYNTPDEYVALADALEVLLR
- a CDS encoding Ppx/GppA phosphatase family protein — translated: MPRFATIDVGTNSVLLLVAERTPEGRFEPVLERAEITRLGRGVDATRRLSAEGMEATLSVLESFAREAREAGAQDIAVSATSAARDASNGPEFLAAAKARAGVTVEIISGQMEAELSFAAVHADFASESAGPLLVLDIGGGSTEFIYGNPAGHVGFRHSFDVGAVRMTERYVSSDPLSAENRARIQAHLRDTFKALPPPPPDAALVGVAGTVTTLYAVQHAIDPYVAEQVHGGSLSLGELTALVDRLCQMPVEERRALPGLQPKRADVIPAGALILLESVKALGLEGCRVSDRGLRWGLLAHRFGAGAARS